A window from Candidatus Nitrosotenuis uzonensis encodes these proteins:
- a CDS encoding cobalamin biosynthesis protein: MIEIPLLVVAGAILLDLAFGDPKNKYHPTAWIGTLIASAVPTAKKMKSERLGGALVTMAIVSIVALLVISYEYVVRSLDGVIAVLITTLLGAILLKTTIAIRGLEVHGRQVMNLLSQGDIHGARCSLAMLVKRNTKDLDEHHIASGVLETTSENIVDGITGPLFYYALFGLAGTFVYRTINTIDSMIGYKDAIFKNMGWFGANCDKVLNFIPSRITGYVMVLAAALVGADWKGSLVTLKKDGKKTESPNAGYPMAAMAGALGTKFEKVDHYILGDGTAEINMKQFEIAIRMVKVTSILFCILVVAPIIIILSTLGWWIHV, from the coding sequence ATGATTGAAATTCCATTACTTGTGGTGGCCGGAGCAATATTGTTGGACCTTGCATTCGGTGATCCCAAAAACAAGTATCATCCAACAGCATGGATTGGTACACTGATTGCATCTGCAGTACCTACTGCAAAAAAAATGAAATCTGAAAGACTCGGCGGTGCACTTGTAACAATGGCAATAGTCTCAATTGTGGCCTTACTTGTCATCTCATATGAGTATGTGGTAAGATCCCTTGATGGCGTTATAGCTGTACTGATTACAACGCTACTTGGAGCAATATTGCTGAAAACCACTATTGCAATAAGGGGTCTTGAGGTACATGGGAGGCAGGTAATGAATTTGCTATCACAAGGAGATATTCATGGAGCCCGTTGCAGTCTTGCCATGCTTGTCAAACGCAACACAAAAGACCTCGATGAGCATCACATAGCTTCAGGCGTATTGGAGACCACCAGCGAAAATATTGTGGACGGAATAACTGGGCCGCTATTCTACTATGCGCTGTTCGGGCTTGCAGGCACATTCGTCTACAGGACGATAAATACGATAGACTCTATGATTGGATACAAAGATGCCATATTCAAGAACATGGGATGGTTTGGAGCAAACTGTGACAAAGTTCTAAATTTCATACCATCTAGGATCACTGGATACGTCATGGTGCTTGCAGCAGCCTTGGTGGGTGCAGATTGGAAGGGCTCGCTTGTTACTCTAAAAAAAGATGGCAAAAAGACCGAGAGCCCTAATGCCGGATATCCAATGGCTGCAATGGCAGGGGCACTTGGAACCAAATTTGAGAAGGTTGATCATTATATCCTTGGGGATGGTACAGCTGAGATTAACATGAAGCAATTCGAAATTGCAATCAGAATGGTCAAGGTTACAAGTATCTTGTTCTGCATTCTAGTTGTAGCGCCTATTATCATAATTCTCTCAACTCTTGGATGGTGGATACATGTTTAG